From a single Leopardus geoffroyi isolate Oge1 chromosome E1, O.geoffroyi_Oge1_pat1.0, whole genome shotgun sequence genomic region:
- the SPNS3 gene encoding protein spinster homolog 3 isoform X4, with protein MSAECGEPGPEGPQGPSPRPGGLPGASGLGQCPPRTTPAPWSLPLWRAHAAAAVLCYVNLLNYMHWFIIPGVLLDVQKFFEISDSCAGLLQTVFIGCLLLSAPVFGYLGDRHSRKATLSIGIVLWSGAGLSSSFISPQVMPCLEAVALVLLIVLVPDPPRGAAEKQEEVAMGGPRSSWWEDVRYLGRNWSFVWSTLGVTAIAFVTGALGFWAPKFLFEARVVHGLQRPCLQEPCNSQDSLIFGALTVVTGIIGVVLGAEASRRYKKVNPRAEPLLCAGSLLIAAPCLYLALTLAPTAFLASYVSAPGPRGAASVLQLGGGCRHPAVRGGAQVPGDSRGFADHSGPHPGGRQQPLPYWTGVQHPEGRAPRLLPAGLPQPPAEFPVLCICHCPGRGLLPADGAAPGVGPGPGPGAWHRDPGQRGHGEASPAFWRGRRHRGPLRPPPSCPPPCTPPAGRCSIRALSPSGCGSGPPAELHLSFLPSQPESWQGLWRELSCQRLRREAWACARPTPGPQPGWLPVGPD; from the exons ATGTCCGCGGAGTGCGGGGAGCCCGGGCCGGAGGGGCCTCAGGGGCCGTCCCCGCGGCCAGGCGGTCTCCCCGGGGCCTCGGGCTTGGGACAGTGCCCCCCTCGGACCACACCCGCCCCCTGGAGCCTGCCCCTCTGGAGAGCTCACGCGGCCGCCGCGGTGCTGTGCTATGTCAACCTCCTGAACTACATGCACTGGTTCATCATCCCAG GAGTGCTGCTGGACGTACAGAAGTTTTTTGAGATCAGTGATAGCTGTGCTGGTTTGCTTCAGACAG TCTTCATAGGTTGCCTGCTGCTGTCTGCACCTGTGTTTGGCTACCTGGGCGACCGACACAGCCGCAAAGCGACGCTGAGCATTGGGATCGTGCTCTGGTCAGGGGCGGGCCTCTCCAGCTCCTTCATTTCCCCCCAG GTCATGCCCTGCCTGGAAGCTGTAGCCTTGGTCCTGCTTATCGTGCTGGTTCCAGACCCTCCCCGGGGAGCTgctgagaagcaggaggaggtggcCATGGGGGGCCCGAGGAGCAGCTGGTGGGAGGACGTCAGATACCTGGGGAGGAA CTGGAGCTTTGTGTGGTCCACCCTTGGGGTGACTGCCATCGCCTTTGTGACTGGAGCTCTGGGCTTCTGGGCCCCCAAATTTCTGTTCGAGGCCCGTGTGGTGCATGGACTGCAGCGTCCTTGCCTCCAGGAGCCGTGCAACAGCCAGGACAG CCTGATTTTTGGGGCGCTGACTGTCGTGACGGGCATCATTGGAGTTGTCCTGGGGGCAGAAGCTTCCAGGAGGTACAAGAAAGTCAACCCTCGGGCCGAGCCCCTCCTCTGCGCCGGCAGCCTTCTGATCGCAGCCCCCTGCCTCTACCTGGCTCTCACCCTGGCCCCGACCGCGTTCCTGGCCTCCTATGTAA GTGCTCCTGGCCCTCGGGGAGCTGCTTCTGTCCTGCAACTGGGCGGTGGTTGCCGACATCCTGCTG TCCGTGGTGGTGCCCAGGTGCCGGGGGACAGCAGAGGCTTTGCAGATCACAGTGGGCCACATCCTGGGGGACGCCAGCAGCCCTTACCTTACTGGACTG GTGTCCAGCACCCTGAGGGCCGGGCGCCCAGACTCCTACCTGCAGGCCTTCCTCAGCCTCCAGCAGAGTTTCCTGTGCTGTGCATTTGTCATTGCCCTGGGCGGGGGCTGCTTCCTGCTGACGGCGCTGCGCCTGGAGTGGGACCAGGCCCGGGCCCGGGCGCCTGGCACAG GGACCCCGGACAGCGAGGACACGGAGAGGCGAGCCCTGCTTTCTGGCGCGGGCGCCGCCACAGAGGACCCCTGAGGCCCCCGCCCTCCTGCCCgcctccctgcacccctcccgCTGGCCGCTGCAGCATCAGGGCCCTGTCCCCCTCTGGCTGTGGCTCAGGGCCCCCAGCCGAGCTGCACCTGTCATTTCTTCCCTCCCAGCCAGAGAGCTGGCAGGGCCTGTGGCGGGAATTGAGCTGTCAGCGCCTTCGGCGGGAGGCCTGGGCCTGCGCCCGCCCAACCCCGGGTCCTCAGCCCGGTTGGTTGCCTGTGGGCCCCGATTAA
- the SPNS3 gene encoding protein spinster homolog 3 isoform X1: MSAECGEPGPEGPQGPSPRPGGLPGASGLGQCPPRTTPAPWSLPLWRAHAAAAVLCYVNLLNYMHWFIIPGVLLDVQKFFEISDSCAGLLQTVFIGCLLLSAPVFGYLGDRHSRKATLSIGIVLWSGAGLSSSFISPQYSWLFFLSRGVVGTGSASYSTIAPTILGDLFVRDQRTRMLAIFYIFIPVGSGLGYMLGSAVLQLTGNWRWALRVMPCLEAVALVLLIVLVPDPPRGAAEKQEEVAMGGPRSSWWEDVRYLGRNWSFVWSTLGVTAIAFVTGALGFWAPKFLFEARVVHGLQRPCLQEPCNSQDSLIFGALTVVTGIIGVVLGAEASRRYKKVNPRAEPLLCAGSLLIAAPCLYLALTLAPTAFLASYVSAPGPRGAASVLQLGGGCRHPAVRGGAQVPGDSRGFADHSGPHPGGRQQPLPYWTGVQHPEGRAPRLLPAGLPQPPAEFPVLCICHCPGRGLLPADGAAPGVGPGPGPGAWHRDPGQRGHGEASPAFWRGRRHRGPLRPPPSCPPPCTPPAGRCSIRALSPSGCGSGPPAELHLSFLPSQPESWQGLWRELSCQRLRREAWACARPTPGPQPGWLPVGPD, from the exons ATGTCCGCGGAGTGCGGGGAGCCCGGGCCGGAGGGGCCTCAGGGGCCGTCCCCGCGGCCAGGCGGTCTCCCCGGGGCCTCGGGCTTGGGACAGTGCCCCCCTCGGACCACACCCGCCCCCTGGAGCCTGCCCCTCTGGAGAGCTCACGCGGCCGCCGCGGTGCTGTGCTATGTCAACCTCCTGAACTACATGCACTGGTTCATCATCCCAG GAGTGCTGCTGGACGTACAGAAGTTTTTTGAGATCAGTGATAGCTGTGCTGGTTTGCTTCAGACAG TCTTCATAGGTTGCCTGCTGCTGTCTGCACCTGTGTTTGGCTACCTGGGCGACCGACACAGCCGCAAAGCGACGCTGAGCATTGGGATCGTGCTCTGGTCAGGGGCGGGCCTCTCCAGCTCCTTCATTTCCCCCCAG TATTCCTGGCTGTTCTTCCTGTCCCGGGGAGTCGTGGGCACCGGCTCCGCCAGCTACTCCACCATCGCGCCCACCATTCTGGGCGACCTCTTTGTGAGGGACCAGCGGACCCGGATGCTGGCCATCTTCTACATCTTTATCCCTGTCGGAAG TGGTCTGGGTTACATGCTGGGCTCGGCCGTGTTGCAGCTGACCGGGAACTGGCGCTGGGCCCTCCGA GTCATGCCCTGCCTGGAAGCTGTAGCCTTGGTCCTGCTTATCGTGCTGGTTCCAGACCCTCCCCGGGGAGCTgctgagaagcaggaggaggtggcCATGGGGGGCCCGAGGAGCAGCTGGTGGGAGGACGTCAGATACCTGGGGAGGAA CTGGAGCTTTGTGTGGTCCACCCTTGGGGTGACTGCCATCGCCTTTGTGACTGGAGCTCTGGGCTTCTGGGCCCCCAAATTTCTGTTCGAGGCCCGTGTGGTGCATGGACTGCAGCGTCCTTGCCTCCAGGAGCCGTGCAACAGCCAGGACAG CCTGATTTTTGGGGCGCTGACTGTCGTGACGGGCATCATTGGAGTTGTCCTGGGGGCAGAAGCTTCCAGGAGGTACAAGAAAGTCAACCCTCGGGCCGAGCCCCTCCTCTGCGCCGGCAGCCTTCTGATCGCAGCCCCCTGCCTCTACCTGGCTCTCACCCTGGCCCCGACCGCGTTCCTGGCCTCCTATGTAA GTGCTCCTGGCCCTCGGGGAGCTGCTTCTGTCCTGCAACTGGGCGGTGGTTGCCGACATCCTGCTG TCCGTGGTGGTGCCCAGGTGCCGGGGGACAGCAGAGGCTTTGCAGATCACAGTGGGCCACATCCTGGGGGACGCCAGCAGCCCTTACCTTACTGGACTG GTGTCCAGCACCCTGAGGGCCGGGCGCCCAGACTCCTACCTGCAGGCCTTCCTCAGCCTCCAGCAGAGTTTCCTGTGCTGTGCATTTGTCATTGCCCTGGGCGGGGGCTGCTTCCTGCTGACGGCGCTGCGCCTGGAGTGGGACCAGGCCCGGGCCCGGGCGCCTGGCACAG GGACCCCGGACAGCGAGGACACGGAGAGGCGAGCCCTGCTTTCTGGCGCGGGCGCCGCCACAGAGGACCCCTGAGGCCCCCGCCCTCCTGCCCgcctccctgcacccctcccgCTGGCCGCTGCAGCATCAGGGCCCTGTCCCCCTCTGGCTGTGGCTCAGGGCCCCCAGCCGAGCTGCACCTGTCATTTCTTCCCTCCCAGCCAGAGAGCTGGCAGGGCCTGTGGCGGGAATTGAGCTGTCAGCGCCTTCGGCGGGAGGCCTGGGCCTGCGCCCGCCCAACCCCGGGTCCTCAGCCCGGTTGGTTGCCTGTGGGCCCCGATTAA
- the SPNS3 gene encoding protein spinster homolog 3 isoform X8: MSAECGEPGPEGPQGPSPRPGGLPGASGLGQCPPRTTPAPWSLPLWRAHAAAAVLCYVNLLNYMHWFIIPGVLLDVQKFFEISDSCAGLLQTVFIGCLLLSAPVFGYLGDRHSRKATLSIGIVLWSGAGLSSSFISPQLELCVVHPWGDCHRLCDWSSGLLGPQISVRGPCGAWTAASLPPGAVQQPGQPDFWGADCRDGHHWSCPGGRSFQEVQESQPSGRAPPLRRQPSDRSPLPLPGSHPGPDRVPGLLCAPGPRGAASVLQLGGGCRHPAVRGGAQVPGDSRGFADHSGPHPGGRQQPLPYWTGVQHPEGRAPRLLPAGLPQPPAEFPVLCICHCPGRGLLPADGAAPGVGPGPGPGAWHRDPGQRGHGEASPAFWRGRRHRGPLRPPPSCPPPCTPPAGRCSIRALSPSGCGSGPPAELHLSFLPSQPESWQGLWRELSCQRLRREAWACARPTPGPQPGWLPVGPD; the protein is encoded by the exons ATGTCCGCGGAGTGCGGGGAGCCCGGGCCGGAGGGGCCTCAGGGGCCGTCCCCGCGGCCAGGCGGTCTCCCCGGGGCCTCGGGCTTGGGACAGTGCCCCCCTCGGACCACACCCGCCCCCTGGAGCCTGCCCCTCTGGAGAGCTCACGCGGCCGCCGCGGTGCTGTGCTATGTCAACCTCCTGAACTACATGCACTGGTTCATCATCCCAG GAGTGCTGCTGGACGTACAGAAGTTTTTTGAGATCAGTGATAGCTGTGCTGGTTTGCTTCAGACAG TCTTCATAGGTTGCCTGCTGCTGTCTGCACCTGTGTTTGGCTACCTGGGCGACCGACACAGCCGCAAAGCGACGCTGAGCATTGGGATCGTGCTCTGGTCAGGGGCGGGCCTCTCCAGCTCCTTCATTTCCCCCCAG CTGGAGCTTTGTGTGGTCCACCCTTGGGGTGACTGCCATCGCCTTTGTGACTGGAGCTCTGGGCTTCTGGGCCCCCAAATTTCTGTTCGAGGCCCGTGTGGTGCATGGACTGCAGCGTCCTTGCCTCCAGGAGCCGTGCAACAGCCAGGACAG CCTGATTTTTGGGGCGCTGACTGTCGTGACGGGCATCATTGGAGTTGTCCTGGGGGCAGAAGCTTCCAGGAGGTACAAGAAAGTCAACCCTCGGGCCGAGCCCCTCCTCTGCGCCGGCAGCCTTCTGATCGCAGCCCCCTGCCTCTACCTGGCTCTCACCCTGGCCCCGACCGCGTTCCTGGCCTCCTAT GTGCTCCTGGCCCTCGGGGAGCTGCTTCTGTCCTGCAACTGGGCGGTGGTTGCCGACATCCTGCTG TCCGTGGTGGTGCCCAGGTGCCGGGGGACAGCAGAGGCTTTGCAGATCACAGTGGGCCACATCCTGGGGGACGCCAGCAGCCCTTACCTTACTGGACTG GTGTCCAGCACCCTGAGGGCCGGGCGCCCAGACTCCTACCTGCAGGCCTTCCTCAGCCTCCAGCAGAGTTTCCTGTGCTGTGCATTTGTCATTGCCCTGGGCGGGGGCTGCTTCCTGCTGACGGCGCTGCGCCTGGAGTGGGACCAGGCCCGGGCCCGGGCGCCTGGCACAG GGACCCCGGACAGCGAGGACACGGAGAGGCGAGCCCTGCTTTCTGGCGCGGGCGCCGCCACAGAGGACCCCTGAGGCCCCCGCCCTCCTGCCCgcctccctgcacccctcccgCTGGCCGCTGCAGCATCAGGGCCCTGTCCCCCTCTGGCTGTGGCTCAGGGCCCCCAGCCGAGCTGCACCTGTCATTTCTTCCCTCCCAGCCAGAGAGCTGGCAGGGCCTGTGGCGGGAATTGAGCTGTCAGCGCCTTCGGCGGGAGGCCTGGGCCTGCGCCCGCCCAACCCCGGGTCCTCAGCCCGGTTGGTTGCCTGTGGGCCCCGATTAA
- the SPNS3 gene encoding protein spinster homolog 3 isoform X2, protein MSAECGEPGPEGPQGPSPRPGGLPGASGLGQCPPRTTPAPWSLPLWRAHAAAAVLCYVNLLNYMHWFIIPGVLLDVQKFFEISDSCAGLLQTVFIGCLLLSAPVFGYLGDRHSRKATLSIGIVLWSGAGLSSSFISPQYSWLFFLSRGVVGTGSASYSTIAPTILGDLFVRDQRTRMLAIFYIFIPVGSGLGYMLGSAVLQLTGNWRWALRLELCVVHPWGDCHRLCDWSSGLLGPQISVRGPCGAWTAASLPPGAVQQPGQPDFWGADCRDGHHWSCPGGRSFQEVQESQPSGRAPPLRRQPSDRSPLPLPGSHPGPDRVPGLLCAPGPRGAASVLQLGGGCRHPAVRGGAQVPGDSRGFADHSGPHPGGRQQPLPYWTGVQHPEGRAPRLLPAGLPQPPAEFPVLCICHCPGRGLLPADGAAPGVGPGPGPGAWHRDPGQRGHGEASPAFWRGRRHRGPLRPPPSCPPPCTPPAGRCSIRALSPSGCGSGPPAELHLSFLPSQPESWQGLWRELSCQRLRREAWACARPTPGPQPGWLPVGPD, encoded by the exons ATGTCCGCGGAGTGCGGGGAGCCCGGGCCGGAGGGGCCTCAGGGGCCGTCCCCGCGGCCAGGCGGTCTCCCCGGGGCCTCGGGCTTGGGACAGTGCCCCCCTCGGACCACACCCGCCCCCTGGAGCCTGCCCCTCTGGAGAGCTCACGCGGCCGCCGCGGTGCTGTGCTATGTCAACCTCCTGAACTACATGCACTGGTTCATCATCCCAG GAGTGCTGCTGGACGTACAGAAGTTTTTTGAGATCAGTGATAGCTGTGCTGGTTTGCTTCAGACAG TCTTCATAGGTTGCCTGCTGCTGTCTGCACCTGTGTTTGGCTACCTGGGCGACCGACACAGCCGCAAAGCGACGCTGAGCATTGGGATCGTGCTCTGGTCAGGGGCGGGCCTCTCCAGCTCCTTCATTTCCCCCCAG TATTCCTGGCTGTTCTTCCTGTCCCGGGGAGTCGTGGGCACCGGCTCCGCCAGCTACTCCACCATCGCGCCCACCATTCTGGGCGACCTCTTTGTGAGGGACCAGCGGACCCGGATGCTGGCCATCTTCTACATCTTTATCCCTGTCGGAAG TGGTCTGGGTTACATGCTGGGCTCGGCCGTGTTGCAGCTGACCGGGAACTGGCGCTGGGCCCTCCGA CTGGAGCTTTGTGTGGTCCACCCTTGGGGTGACTGCCATCGCCTTTGTGACTGGAGCTCTGGGCTTCTGGGCCCCCAAATTTCTGTTCGAGGCCCGTGTGGTGCATGGACTGCAGCGTCCTTGCCTCCAGGAGCCGTGCAACAGCCAGGACAG CCTGATTTTTGGGGCGCTGACTGTCGTGACGGGCATCATTGGAGTTGTCCTGGGGGCAGAAGCTTCCAGGAGGTACAAGAAAGTCAACCCTCGGGCCGAGCCCCTCCTCTGCGCCGGCAGCCTTCTGATCGCAGCCCCCTGCCTCTACCTGGCTCTCACCCTGGCCCCGACCGCGTTCCTGGCCTCCTAT GTGCTCCTGGCCCTCGGGGAGCTGCTTCTGTCCTGCAACTGGGCGGTGGTTGCCGACATCCTGCTG TCCGTGGTGGTGCCCAGGTGCCGGGGGACAGCAGAGGCTTTGCAGATCACAGTGGGCCACATCCTGGGGGACGCCAGCAGCCCTTACCTTACTGGACTG GTGTCCAGCACCCTGAGGGCCGGGCGCCCAGACTCCTACCTGCAGGCCTTCCTCAGCCTCCAGCAGAGTTTCCTGTGCTGTGCATTTGTCATTGCCCTGGGCGGGGGCTGCTTCCTGCTGACGGCGCTGCGCCTGGAGTGGGACCAGGCCCGGGCCCGGGCGCCTGGCACAG GGACCCCGGACAGCGAGGACACGGAGAGGCGAGCCCTGCTTTCTGGCGCGGGCGCCGCCACAGAGGACCCCTGAGGCCCCCGCCCTCCTGCCCgcctccctgcacccctcccgCTGGCCGCTGCAGCATCAGGGCCCTGTCCCCCTCTGGCTGTGGCTCAGGGCCCCCAGCCGAGCTGCACCTGTCATTTCTTCCCTCCCAGCCAGAGAGCTGGCAGGGCCTGTGGCGGGAATTGAGCTGTCAGCGCCTTCGGCGGGAGGCCTGGGCCTGCGCCCGCCCAACCCCGGGTCCTCAGCCCGGTTGGTTGCCTGTGGGCCCCGATTAA
- the SPNS3 gene encoding protein spinster homolog 3 isoform X5: protein MSAECGEPGPEGPQGPSPRPGGLPGASGLGQCPPRTTPAPWSLPLWRAHAAAAVLCYVNLLNYMHWFIIPGVLLDVQKFFEISDSCAGLLQTVFIGCLLLSAPVFGYLGDRHSRKATLSIGIVLWSGAGLSSSFISPQYSWLFFLSRGVVGTGSASYSTIAPTILGDLFVRDQRTRMLAIFYIFIPVGSGLGYMLGSAVLQLTGNWRWALRLELCVVHPWGDCHRLCDWSSGLLGPQISVRGPCGAWTAASLPPGAVQQPGQPDFWGADCRDGHHWSCPGGRSFQEVQESQPSGRAPPLRRQPSDRSPLPLPGSHPGPDRVPGLLFRGGAQVPGDSRGFADHSGPHPGGRQQPLPYWTGVQHPEGRAPRLLPAGLPQPPAEFPVLCICHCPGRGLLPADGAAPGVGPGPGPGAWHRDPGQRGHGEASPAFWRGRRHRGPLRPPPSCPPPCTPPAGRCSIRALSPSGCGSGPPAELHLSFLPSQPESWQGLWRELSCQRLRREAWACARPTPGPQPGWLPVGPD, encoded by the exons ATGTCCGCGGAGTGCGGGGAGCCCGGGCCGGAGGGGCCTCAGGGGCCGTCCCCGCGGCCAGGCGGTCTCCCCGGGGCCTCGGGCTTGGGACAGTGCCCCCCTCGGACCACACCCGCCCCCTGGAGCCTGCCCCTCTGGAGAGCTCACGCGGCCGCCGCGGTGCTGTGCTATGTCAACCTCCTGAACTACATGCACTGGTTCATCATCCCAG GAGTGCTGCTGGACGTACAGAAGTTTTTTGAGATCAGTGATAGCTGTGCTGGTTTGCTTCAGACAG TCTTCATAGGTTGCCTGCTGCTGTCTGCACCTGTGTTTGGCTACCTGGGCGACCGACACAGCCGCAAAGCGACGCTGAGCATTGGGATCGTGCTCTGGTCAGGGGCGGGCCTCTCCAGCTCCTTCATTTCCCCCCAG TATTCCTGGCTGTTCTTCCTGTCCCGGGGAGTCGTGGGCACCGGCTCCGCCAGCTACTCCACCATCGCGCCCACCATTCTGGGCGACCTCTTTGTGAGGGACCAGCGGACCCGGATGCTGGCCATCTTCTACATCTTTATCCCTGTCGGAAG TGGTCTGGGTTACATGCTGGGCTCGGCCGTGTTGCAGCTGACCGGGAACTGGCGCTGGGCCCTCCGA CTGGAGCTTTGTGTGGTCCACCCTTGGGGTGACTGCCATCGCCTTTGTGACTGGAGCTCTGGGCTTCTGGGCCCCCAAATTTCTGTTCGAGGCCCGTGTGGTGCATGGACTGCAGCGTCCTTGCCTCCAGGAGCCGTGCAACAGCCAGGACAG CCTGATTTTTGGGGCGCTGACTGTCGTGACGGGCATCATTGGAGTTGTCCTGGGGGCAGAAGCTTCCAGGAGGTACAAGAAAGTCAACCCTCGGGCCGAGCCCCTCCTCTGCGCCGGCAGCCTTCTGATCGCAGCCCCCTGCCTCTACCTGGCTCTCACCCTGGCCCCGACCGCGTTCCTGGCCTCCTAT TCCGTGGTGGTGCCCAGGTGCCGGGGGACAGCAGAGGCTTTGCAGATCACAGTGGGCCACATCCTGGGGGACGCCAGCAGCCCTTACCTTACTGGACTG GTGTCCAGCACCCTGAGGGCCGGGCGCCCAGACTCCTACCTGCAGGCCTTCCTCAGCCTCCAGCAGAGTTTCCTGTGCTGTGCATTTGTCATTGCCCTGGGCGGGGGCTGCTTCCTGCTGACGGCGCTGCGCCTGGAGTGGGACCAGGCCCGGGCCCGGGCGCCTGGCACAG GGACCCCGGACAGCGAGGACACGGAGAGGCGAGCCCTGCTTTCTGGCGCGGGCGCCGCCACAGAGGACCCCTGAGGCCCCCGCCCTCCTGCCCgcctccctgcacccctcccgCTGGCCGCTGCAGCATCAGGGCCCTGTCCCCCTCTGGCTGTGGCTCAGGGCCCCCAGCCGAGCTGCACCTGTCATTTCTTCCCTCCCAGCCAGAGAGCTGGCAGGGCCTGTGGCGGGAATTGAGCTGTCAGCGCCTTCGGCGGGAGGCCTGGGCCTGCGCCCGCCCAACCCCGGGTCCTCAGCCCGGTTGGTTGCCTGTGGGCCCCGATTAA
- the SPNS3 gene encoding protein spinster homolog 3 isoform X6, giving the protein MSAECGEPGPEGPQGPSPRPGGLPGASGLGQCPPRTTPAPWSLPLWRAHAAAAVLCYVNLLNYMHWFIIPGVLLDVQKFFEISDSCAGLLQTVFIGCLLLSAPVFGYLGDRHSRKATLSIGIVLWSGAGLSSSFISPQYSWLFFLSRGVVGTGSASYSTIAPTILGDLFVRDQRTRMLAIFYIFIPVGSGLGYMLGSAVLQLTGNWRWALRVMPCLEAVALVLLIVLVPDPPRGAAEKQEEVAMGGPRSSWWEDVRYLGRNWSFVWSTLGVTAIAFVTGALGFWAPKFLFEARVVHGLQRPCLQEPCNSQDSLIFGALTVVTGIIGVVLGAEASRRYKKVNPRAEPLLCAGSLLIAAPCLYLALTLAPTAFLASYVLLALGELLLSCNWAVVADILLSVVVPRCRGTAEALQITVGHILGDASSPYLTGLVSSTLRAGRPDSYLQAFLSLQQSFLCCAFVIALGGGCFLLTALRLEWDQARARAPGTGTPDSEDTERRALLSGAGAATEDP; this is encoded by the exons ATGTCCGCGGAGTGCGGGGAGCCCGGGCCGGAGGGGCCTCAGGGGCCGTCCCCGCGGCCAGGCGGTCTCCCCGGGGCCTCGGGCTTGGGACAGTGCCCCCCTCGGACCACACCCGCCCCCTGGAGCCTGCCCCTCTGGAGAGCTCACGCGGCCGCCGCGGTGCTGTGCTATGTCAACCTCCTGAACTACATGCACTGGTTCATCATCCCAG GAGTGCTGCTGGACGTACAGAAGTTTTTTGAGATCAGTGATAGCTGTGCTGGTTTGCTTCAGACAG TCTTCATAGGTTGCCTGCTGCTGTCTGCACCTGTGTTTGGCTACCTGGGCGACCGACACAGCCGCAAAGCGACGCTGAGCATTGGGATCGTGCTCTGGTCAGGGGCGGGCCTCTCCAGCTCCTTCATTTCCCCCCAG TATTCCTGGCTGTTCTTCCTGTCCCGGGGAGTCGTGGGCACCGGCTCCGCCAGCTACTCCACCATCGCGCCCACCATTCTGGGCGACCTCTTTGTGAGGGACCAGCGGACCCGGATGCTGGCCATCTTCTACATCTTTATCCCTGTCGGAAG TGGTCTGGGTTACATGCTGGGCTCGGCCGTGTTGCAGCTGACCGGGAACTGGCGCTGGGCCCTCCGA GTCATGCCCTGCCTGGAAGCTGTAGCCTTGGTCCTGCTTATCGTGCTGGTTCCAGACCCTCCCCGGGGAGCTgctgagaagcaggaggaggtggcCATGGGGGGCCCGAGGAGCAGCTGGTGGGAGGACGTCAGATACCTGGGGAGGAA CTGGAGCTTTGTGTGGTCCACCCTTGGGGTGACTGCCATCGCCTTTGTGACTGGAGCTCTGGGCTTCTGGGCCCCCAAATTTCTGTTCGAGGCCCGTGTGGTGCATGGACTGCAGCGTCCTTGCCTCCAGGAGCCGTGCAACAGCCAGGACAG CCTGATTTTTGGGGCGCTGACTGTCGTGACGGGCATCATTGGAGTTGTCCTGGGGGCAGAAGCTTCCAGGAGGTACAAGAAAGTCAACCCTCGGGCCGAGCCCCTCCTCTGCGCCGGCAGCCTTCTGATCGCAGCCCCCTGCCTCTACCTGGCTCTCACCCTGGCCCCGACCGCGTTCCTGGCCTCCTAT GTGCTCCTGGCCCTCGGGGAGCTGCTTCTGTCCTGCAACTGGGCGGTGGTTGCCGACATCCTGCTG TCCGTGGTGGTGCCCAGGTGCCGGGGGACAGCAGAGGCTTTGCAGATCACAGTGGGCCACATCCTGGGGGACGCCAGCAGCCCTTACCTTACTGGACTG GTGTCCAGCACCCTGAGGGCCGGGCGCCCAGACTCCTACCTGCAGGCCTTCCTCAGCCTCCAGCAGAGTTTCCTGTGCTGTGCATTTGTCATTGCCCTGGGCGGGGGCTGCTTCCTGCTGACGGCGCTGCGCCTGGAGTGGGACCAGGCCCGGGCCCGGGCGCCTGGCACAG GGACCCCGGACAGCGAGGACACGGAGAGGCGAGCCCTGCTTTCTGGCGCGGGCGCCGCCACAGAGGACCCCTGA